The following are encoded in a window of Halodesulfovibrio sp. genomic DNA:
- a CDS encoding efflux RND transporter periplasmic adaptor subunit, whose amino-acid sequence MQKLIFQVCGVLLAVSLLVIQMGCSNGEASETATNVPSTNEYVVKVKVEKIAPAAITDTIMLPGETEAMYDVALAAEQEGLIEWVGVTEGDSVKEAGEIVRIDLKALTAVKDRAEANLKMKRHQLNRRKKLYDGNVLSQEELERAETEFTVAKTNLQEAEVNYEHGIVVSPVSGIVNKVNVDPGEYVSKGAAIANIVNVDQIKITFNVPEMDVRFLSKGQDAPVVFDAYPNEKWSGVVDFVAWKADPATRTFPVRIIVKNDDGRIRPGMIARASFVRRALNDIVSVPLFSIIDKGGERIAFVEKDGVAQARTVTLGVINGDKVQVLAGLNVGDHLIIAGHREVEDGVKVEVR is encoded by the coding sequence ATGCAGAAATTGATTTTCCAAGTTTGTGGTGTACTGCTTGCTGTGAGTCTACTCGTTATCCAGATGGGGTGCAGTAACGGCGAAGCAAGCGAAACAGCAACAAACGTACCTTCAACAAACGAATATGTCGTAAAAGTAAAAGTAGAAAAGATAGCTCCGGCAGCCATCACTGATACTATTATGCTGCCGGGTGAAACAGAAGCGATGTACGATGTTGCCTTGGCTGCTGAACAGGAAGGGCTTATCGAATGGGTTGGCGTGACTGAAGGTGATTCTGTTAAAGAAGCTGGAGAGATCGTTCGCATTGATTTGAAAGCACTTACCGCAGTTAAAGATCGTGCTGAAGCAAACCTCAAGATGAAACGACATCAGCTCAACCGACGCAAGAAATTGTATGACGGTAATGTGCTGTCTCAGGAAGAGCTGGAACGTGCAGAGACAGAATTTACTGTTGCAAAAACAAACCTTCAGGAAGCTGAAGTAAACTACGAACACGGTATTGTTGTCTCACCTGTTTCCGGCATTGTTAATAAGGTCAATGTTGATCCCGGTGAATATGTTTCCAAGGGTGCTGCTATCGCGAATATTGTGAATGTCGATCAGATTAAAATAACCTTCAACGTGCCGGAAATGGATGTTCGTTTCCTTTCAAAAGGGCAAGATGCACCTGTTGTTTTTGATGCATACCCTAACGAGAAATGGAGCGGTGTTGTCGATTTTGTGGCATGGAAAGCTGATCCTGCGACCCGTACATTTCCAGTACGTATCATCGTCAAAAATGATGATGGAAGAATCCGTCCGGGCATGATTGCCCGTGCAAGTTTTGTACGTCGTGCACTTAATGATATTGTTTCCGTACCTCTTTTCTCTATTATTGATAAAGGTGGAGAACGTATCGCTTTTGTCGAAAAAGACGGTGTTGCACAGGCTCGTACTGTCACCCTTGGTGTTATCAACGGTGATAAGGTGCAGGTTCTTGCCGGATTGAACGTTGGAGATCATCTGATTATTGCAGGGCATCGTGAAGTTGAAGACGGCGTGAAGGTGGAAGTTCGATGA
- a CDS encoding efflux RND transporter permease subunit, which produces MILNQVALKRQPVVFVLLWLIILAGLSSYFSLPREAEPDITIPYVFVNTYYEGVAPEDIEKLVTIPLERKLKGLSDVEELRSTSKDGESAIAIKFLPNVIIDDALQKVRDKVDQAKGDLPSDLEDDPFISEANFADMPTMQVVLSGPFSLKRLKVFAEDLEDKLESVPGVLDARLIGGLEREIHVEFDLDRIGAYNVPFSSLVNAVQKGNVNMPGGSMNIGDARYQVRVPEDFQNPSEINNIVAFVRDGKPVYLRDIASIRDHYKDPTTRSRMNGQNAVTLQIIKRSGENIIKVNQGVTEALEESKKFLPPTLDLDVVGDMAEDVRNMVSDLENNILTGLVLVLAVVFFFIGGRSAFFVSIAIPLSMLITFVLLRLLGITLNMVVLFSLILALGMLVDNGIVIVENIYRHMQEGKSKAQAALDGTNEVAWPVITSTLTTVGAFFPMIFWPGIMGEFMSYLPRTVILALFGSLFVALVINPVFSARFQTAAAPKFADDGTESITGARRVYLGMLKWSLNHRVIVLAISVLMFFASIFSFGAFGKGVEFFPKVEPKRANVNIKAPVGTNLDATDRLMRVVERAGKEYKDVRFVIANTGSGSGGTFGGGGTGTHLGAVTLDFVPIAERGVSSFDVINEMRERLTAMITGAEVRVEEEKGGPPTGSPVNLEVYGKDMRELGAVVEKIRSVFREVSGPVDIKDDFVSGKPEVQIRVDKERAALLGLDTYAIAYTIKAAINGVKVGVYREGKDEYDILTKLPESERQSIEALRRLTVSGPSGEPIPLTSVASVKLASGLGAINHKDQKRVVTVSANVEGRLANDVIRDIDARLKQMSWPRGYSYTFTGEQEEQRKASEFLTEAFVATIFLIFIVLVAQFNSMATPFIILTSVLLSLIGVFGGLLICGMPFGIVMTGVGVISLAGVVVNNAIVLIDYFEQLRARGLNTRDALLKAGLTRFRPVLLTAITTILGLLPMAVGVSFDFFTFTFITKSDSTAWWSPMAVAVIFGLFVATMLTLLVVPVLCSLKDGAKARWERMTNKKAQKQNDADRALQESIEESEKRKGSPVAPGDAA; this is translated from the coding sequence ATGATTCTTAATCAGGTAGCGTTGAAAAGACAGCCTGTTGTCTTTGTTCTGTTGTGGTTGATAATTCTAGCCGGTTTAAGCAGTTACTTCTCACTGCCGCGTGAAGCGGAGCCGGATATCACAATTCCATATGTATTTGTTAATACATATTATGAAGGGGTAGCACCGGAGGATATTGAAAAGCTTGTTACTATCCCTCTGGAAAGAAAGCTGAAAGGTCTTTCGGATGTCGAAGAATTGCGATCAACCTCTAAAGACGGTGAATCTGCTATCGCCATTAAATTTTTGCCTAACGTCATTATTGATGATGCGCTGCAAAAAGTACGCGATAAGGTAGATCAGGCAAAAGGCGATCTCCCGAGTGACCTTGAAGACGACCCGTTTATTTCTGAAGCGAACTTTGCGGACATGCCGACCATGCAGGTTGTATTGTCCGGTCCGTTCAGTTTGAAACGGCTGAAGGTTTTTGCAGAAGATTTAGAAGATAAACTTGAGTCTGTTCCAGGCGTGTTGGATGCCCGTCTTATCGGGGGGCTTGAGCGTGAGATTCATGTTGAATTCGATCTTGATCGTATCGGCGCATACAATGTTCCTTTCAGCTCACTGGTGAACGCTGTTCAAAAGGGTAACGTGAACATGCCGGGCGGCTCCATGAATATTGGTGATGCCCGTTATCAGGTTCGTGTGCCGGAAGATTTTCAAAACCCTTCTGAAATAAATAACATTGTTGCATTTGTGCGCGATGGTAAACCTGTTTACCTGCGCGATATTGCTTCGATCCGCGATCATTATAAAGACCCGACAACGCGAAGCCGTATGAACGGTCAAAATGCCGTAACGCTACAAATTATTAAGCGAAGCGGTGAAAATATTATTAAAGTAAACCAAGGGGTAACTGAAGCTCTCGAAGAATCGAAGAAGTTTCTTCCGCCCACCCTTGATTTAGATGTCGTTGGTGACATGGCAGAAGACGTGCGCAATATGGTTTCCGACCTTGAGAATAACATTCTTACAGGTCTGGTTCTTGTACTTGCTGTTGTGTTCTTCTTTATCGGCGGCAGGTCTGCTTTCTTCGTGTCTATTGCTATTCCTCTGTCTATGCTCATTACCTTTGTACTACTGCGCTTGCTTGGGATTACGCTTAACATGGTTGTGCTGTTCTCACTGATTCTCGCTCTTGGGATGTTGGTAGATAACGGTATTGTAATCGTAGAGAATATCTACAGGCATATGCAGGAGGGCAAAAGTAAAGCTCAAGCTGCTTTGGACGGAACAAACGAGGTTGCCTGGCCTGTAATTACATCCACATTAACAACTGTTGGTGCATTCTTTCCGATGATTTTCTGGCCGGGGATTATGGGGGAATTTATGTCCTACCTGCCTCGTACAGTAATCCTTGCGCTATTTGGTTCGCTTTTTGTGGCGTTGGTAATCAACCCTGTGTTTTCAGCACGGTTCCAGACTGCTGCTGCACCAAAGTTTGCAGATGATGGAACAGAATCAATAACCGGTGCACGCCGTGTGTATCTCGGCATGCTGAAGTGGTCGCTGAATCATCGTGTTATTGTGCTGGCGATTTCGGTGCTCATGTTCTTTGCCTCCATTTTCTCCTTTGGGGCATTTGGTAAGGGCGTAGAGTTCTTCCCTAAAGTTGAACCAAAACGCGCCAATGTAAACATTAAAGCGCCTGTAGGCACTAACCTTGATGCGACCGACCGGCTTATGCGCGTCGTAGAGCGTGCAGGTAAAGAATATAAAGATGTCCGGTTTGTTATCGCAAATACGGGTTCCGGTTCTGGAGGTACTTTCGGCGGTGGCGGCACTGGTACACATCTTGGTGCTGTAACTCTGGACTTTGTGCCGATTGCTGAGCGTGGTGTATCTTCATTTGATGTTATTAATGAAATGCGTGAGCGCCTTACAGCAATGATTACCGGTGCCGAAGTGCGCGTTGAGGAAGAAAAAGGTGGGCCGCCTACCGGTTCTCCAGTCAACCTTGAAGTGTATGGTAAAGACATGCGTGAACTGGGTGCTGTTGTTGAGAAAATACGCAGTGTGTTCCGTGAAGTCTCAGGGCCTGTTGATATTAAGGATGACTTTGTTTCCGGTAAGCCGGAAGTACAGATTCGTGTTGATAAAGAGCGTGCAGCACTGCTTGGGCTGGATACATACGCCATTGCGTATACCATCAAGGCTGCAATTAACGGTGTAAAAGTTGGCGTGTACCGAGAAGGTAAAGACGAGTACGATATTCTGACAAAATTGCCGGAAAGCGAACGTCAGTCTATCGAAGCCTTGCGTCGTCTTACTGTTTCCGGTCCTAGTGGGGAACCTATCCCGCTTACTTCAGTGGCGAGTGTAAAGCTTGCGTCTGGACTGGGTGCAATTAACCATAAAGACCAGAAGCGTGTTGTAACTGTATCTGCAAACGTTGAAGGACGACTTGCTAACGACGTTATTCGTGACATTGATGCCCGCTTGAAGCAAATGAGCTGGCCGCGTGGATATTCGTATACATTTACCGGTGAGCAGGAAGAACAGCGCAAGGCATCTGAGTTTTTGACAGAAGCCTTTGTTGCAACGATCTTCTTGATCTTCATCGTCCTTGTTGCACAGTTCAACTCTATGGCAACTCCGTTTATTATTCTTACTTCGGTATTGCTGTCGCTTATCGGTGTATTCGGCGGACTTCTTATTTGTGGAATGCCTTTTGGTATTGTTATGACAGGTGTAGGGGTAATTTCCCTTGCAGGGGTTGTTGTTAACAACGCAATTGTTCTTATTGACTACTTTGAACAATTGCGTGCCAGAGGTCTGAATACTCGTGATGCGTTGCTTAAAGCTGGTCTGACTCGCTTCCGCCCTGTATTGCTTACAGCAATTACAACCATTTTGGGGCTGCTGCCGATGGCAGTAGGGGTTAGCTTTGACTTCTTTACGTTTACGTTCATTACGAAGTCTGACTCTACAGCGTGGTGGAGCCCTATGGCTGTCGCCGTTATCTTCGGTCTGTTTGTCGCAACAATGCTGACCTTGCTTGTTGTGCCAGTGCTTTGTTCCCTTAAAGATGGTGCGAAAGCACGTTGGGAACGAATGACCAATAAAAAAGCACAGAAACAGAACGATGCTGATAGAGCGTTGCAGGAATCCATTGAAGAAAGTGAAAAGCGTAAAGGGTCACCTGTCGCACCGGGAGATGCCGCTTAG
- a CDS encoding aspartate ammonia-lyase: MNDQYRIEHDSLGELSVPKDAYYGIHTARAAQNFTITGIPLHHFPELVVSLARVKKACALTNFESKLLTDIQANAIIEACDDIIEGDHHDQFIVDMMQGGAGTSTNMNANEVIANLALEKMGYAKGQYEHLHPNDHVNCSQSTNDVYPTSARIAVLSKCKALTDQQLELSAAFKERAEAFSTILKVGRTQLQDAVPITLGSEFAAYAVTIEEDVERVIQLSQLLKEINLGGTAIGTCINTPPHFSYKAVRHLSKLVGYELIPAANLIEASSDMGAFVTFSGTLRRISVKLSKICNDLRLLSSGPCAGFGEISLPPVQAGSSIMPGKVNPVIPEVVNQVAYQVIGHDVTVTMAAEAGQLQLNVMEPVIILNVLQSVHMLVNAMHALATKCVNGITANEDRCNELLIQSSVMATALVPVIGYEKAADIAKLSLKERIPVAQAAAKLGFMTEEEVNEAFSTCHLT; encoded by the coding sequence ATGAACGATCAGTACCGCATTGAGCACGACTCTCTGGGCGAACTTAGCGTCCCTAAAGATGCATACTACGGAATTCACACAGCCCGTGCTGCACAAAATTTTACCATCACCGGCATCCCACTACATCACTTTCCAGAACTTGTAGTTTCTCTTGCACGCGTTAAAAAAGCATGCGCGCTTACTAACTTTGAAAGTAAGTTACTCACAGATATTCAAGCCAACGCCATTATTGAAGCATGTGACGACATTATAGAAGGCGATCATCACGATCAGTTCATTGTTGATATGATGCAAGGCGGTGCTGGAACCTCAACCAACATGAATGCCAACGAGGTTATTGCAAACCTCGCGTTGGAAAAAATGGGATACGCTAAAGGTCAATACGAGCACCTGCATCCAAACGACCACGTTAACTGCTCGCAGTCTACGAATGATGTGTACCCGACAAGCGCCCGCATTGCGGTGTTAAGCAAGTGCAAGGCACTCACCGACCAGCAACTGGAACTAAGCGCAGCATTTAAAGAACGTGCAGAGGCATTCAGCACCATTCTTAAAGTCGGCAGAACTCAGCTACAAGATGCTGTACCTATTACGTTGGGCTCAGAATTTGCCGCGTATGCTGTGACTATTGAAGAAGACGTAGAGCGTGTTATTCAACTCTCTCAGCTTCTCAAAGAAATTAACCTTGGTGGTACCGCCATCGGCACATGTATCAACACACCACCACATTTTTCTTACAAAGCAGTTAGGCATCTCAGCAAATTGGTTGGATACGAGCTTATCCCCGCAGCCAACCTCATTGAAGCATCTTCCGACATGGGAGCCTTCGTTACCTTCTCCGGCACGTTGCGCCGCATAAGCGTAAAGCTTTCTAAAATTTGCAATGACCTTCGGCTCCTTAGTAGTGGACCATGCGCAGGCTTTGGAGAAATTTCGCTGCCGCCAGTACAGGCTGGATCATCGATTATGCCGGGTAAAGTAAACCCTGTAATTCCAGAAGTTGTTAACCAAGTAGCCTATCAGGTCATTGGGCACGATGTCACTGTCACCATGGCAGCAGAAGCAGGGCAGCTTCAGCTTAATGTAATGGAACCTGTTATTATTTTGAATGTACTTCAGTCCGTACACATGCTTGTAAATGCAATGCACGCGCTAGCGACTAAATGTGTTAACGGCATTACCGCCAATGAAGACCGATGCAACGAATTGCTCATTCAAAGCTCAGTTATGGCAACAGCACTTGTTCCAGTTATCGGCTACGAAAAAGCAGCAGATATCGCCAAACTTTCTCTAAAAGAACGAATTCCAGTTGCACAGGCAGCTGCCAAGCTCGGATTCATGACCGAAGAAGAAGTGAACGAAGCCTTTAGCACATGTCACCTTACGTAA
- the argJ gene encoding bifunctional glutamate N-acetyltransferase/amino-acid acetyltransferase ArgJ, which produces MDTPKGYKYAAIEGNLKYSGRLDLALIVSDTPCVAAGTFTTNKFQAAPVVVAKELVENSTNVQGIMINAGSANACTGEEGLANCKRSLELVSSRLGLRSDAILPASTGVIGLQFDMEKWEAAAPVLVDAVGKHTGDDFANAIMTTDTFPKTASRSIIVDGKTVTIAGMAKGAGMICPNMATMLGTVITDAQIDGALWKRIVKTAVDGSFNCVSVDGDTSTNDCVLALANGASEAYITDATETEFQQAVTSLMRELSYQLVQDGEGATKVMQILVSGAKNNAEADMIARTVGHSPLVKTAIYGKDANWGRIVAAIGRSGADFEATDVQLTMCGIELFKNGQPSDVDFDTLLKPYLEERDILIDIVVGNGEGKAELFASDLTHEYISINADYRS; this is translated from the coding sequence GTGGATACTCCTAAAGGATACAAATACGCTGCCATTGAAGGGAATCTAAAGTATTCTGGCAGACTCGATCTTGCGCTCATCGTCAGCGACACACCTTGCGTGGCTGCTGGAACATTTACCACAAACAAATTTCAGGCTGCTCCTGTAGTTGTGGCAAAAGAACTTGTAGAAAACTCTACTAACGTGCAGGGAATTATGATTAACGCTGGCAGTGCCAACGCATGTACTGGCGAAGAAGGGCTTGCCAACTGCAAGCGCTCACTTGAGCTGGTGTCTTCCCGCCTTGGACTTCGCTCTGATGCTATACTGCCTGCTTCTACAGGAGTTATCGGCTTACAATTCGATATGGAAAAATGGGAAGCCGCCGCGCCTGTATTAGTTGATGCAGTGGGCAAGCACACAGGTGATGATTTTGCCAACGCCATAATGACTACGGACACCTTCCCGAAAACTGCAAGCCGTTCCATCATTGTTGATGGAAAAACTGTTACCATTGCAGGTATGGCAAAAGGTGCGGGTATGATTTGCCCAAACATGGCAACCATGCTGGGAACTGTTATTACTGATGCTCAAATTGATGGTGCTCTATGGAAACGAATCGTCAAAACTGCTGTTGATGGTTCGTTCAACTGCGTTTCGGTAGATGGCGATACTTCTACAAACGATTGCGTGTTAGCGTTAGCCAACGGTGCAAGCGAAGCCTATATCACAGATGCAACCGAAACAGAATTCCAACAGGCTGTTACATCACTTATGCGTGAGTTATCATACCAGCTTGTGCAGGACGGTGAAGGGGCTACCAAGGTAATGCAGATTCTTGTTTCAGGCGCAAAAAATAACGCTGAAGCAGATATGATTGCCCGCACCGTAGGACATTCACCGCTTGTCAAAACAGCAATTTACGGCAAAGATGCAAACTGGGGTCGCATTGTCGCTGCAATCGGTCGAAGCGGTGCAGACTTTGAAGCAACAGACGTTCAGCTTACCATGTGCGGTATTGAATTATTCAAAAACGGACAGCCTTCAGATGTTGATTTTGACACCCTGCTGAAGCCATATTTAGAAGAACGTGATATTCTCATCGACATTGTGGTAGGAAATGGCGAAGGTAAAGCGGAATTATTTGCATCTGATCTCACACACGAGTATATTTCTATCAACGCGGATTATCGCAGTTAG